The DNA window TAGGTGTTGGTGCTTACTGCTTACAATGATGGCAAGCCAAATGCTGCAGTTAGGCAACCAGGGGCGGATTGCAATGAAGGCAGAATTTCCAACAAACATAAAAAATTCTGATGCGTAATAAACCTCAGTGCATGATCATATAACAGCAAAAATGTTGGAGTTGTGGGATTGAATATGAAAAAGCAAGGTGGTTGTTGATATCACCTTTATCTTTCTTCTTcatgatttttgttatttttgtttaatgCTGTTTTCTTGTTCCATGTTATTTCATTTTGAATTGAATTCTACTTATTAGCACGCATTTAAGAACTTGACATCCAACAAGCTGGTTGCATTGCCTAATATAGTTGTCATTTCACGTTTTTTTTATATCCTTACTCCCATTTGCTAAATAATTACATgttatgtaatttgattttttgttttatttaagaaACCTTTTCCATTTAACTGCTTGAGTTATCATTTATAAATCTCATAAATTAACTATGCCCACTGTCATATAGGCAGCATTATGCTCTATAAGGATCATAAGGAAAGTTCCAGATTTGGCAGAAAATTTTATCAATCCTGCTACTTCCTTACTTAGGGAGAAACACCATGGAGTTTTGATCACTGGGGTTCAGCTTTGTACAGATTTGTGTAAAACTAGCACTGAAGCTCTTGAACATATTAGGAAGGtagtttttcatcttctttatgatttatgttgtcaATCACATAGTGTATTTCTCCATAACCCACTTTGGATATTAATTAAAGTAAACTTGCCTACTATTAGCATAACCCTGGATAAATATTCTGCGCTCTACAATATCAAATCGTTTATATTTTTGTGTATTCTTCTACTTCTTTGTCAGTTAAAGGCATCCATAAATTATTGAATTTGCTTCTTGAAAATGTTTGTGAtagaaaaaataatatgaaaCCATTCACATGTCTTCATCTATTAGCGCGGGCATTTGGGGCAGTAGGCTAATAATATTATACACAAAGTAGGTGGTGCCTGTTCATTATCCCCACTTCAAGTTCAACGGGCTCTTGTGTGAAAGGGTGTGTTACCAATAATAATACCAAACTATTCATGTCTCTTCACCTAGGTGGTATAGCTTTTGGGATACTTTCCCACCCCTCACATTTTTGAAAAACCGCACATGATTTCAGAAGTGTGCTTTGGGACGACATAGTACTCCCAAATGACACAAAATATGTTTTTCTGCATGTTTACTTCCGAAATGATGTTGGGGTTTGGGAACGTTTGTCTCAAATTTAATGAAGTTATTTTCTGGAGTTCATGATTAGTCAATATTTGACCACTTAATATAATTtgaaatgtttttaatttttaatgtagTGTTTAAGGTACTTTCATGAGTCATGagctattattatcattattattactaatattatcatcattatcactaatattatcatcatcatcatcatcattaattaTCACTATAAAACTCGTGATTTCAGTGACTATCTTATCGTTTCAATGAGCACACCACTGAGTTTTAGTTTGCAAGCAAACCTGTCTGTATAAATAGCATTTGTTTATAAAAACTGTAAAAGCGACTTTATGATATTACAGTTACTCTCATGGCATTTTTGTTTGAGAAACACCTTTGACTGTAGGCCAGCTTTGGTTGTGACAAATATTCTTAACAATTATTACAGAAATGCACAGATGGTTTGGTCAGAACTCTCAAAGATCTTGCGAACAGTCCTTATTCACCAGAGTATGATATTGCTGGCATCACAGATCCATTTCTCCATATTAGGTTGCTTAAACTTTTGAGAGTGTTGGGTGAAGGTGATGTAGATGCTAGTGACTCTATGAATGACATACTTGCCCAGGTCAGTTATGTGTAAGTTGTTATTTTAATGACACAATATTATTATAATGCTTATGCTACAATGGttgtttatttgtcattttgcaCAGTTCTGCAGTGTAAATGACATTGTATGTTAAAAATCATACATGGTTTCAGGATATTTTTCCACTTCCATGTGTTTTGGTTATGGCTAACCTTGGCGTTAAAATTACAATTATAGGGTTTtagatatagagagagagagagagaaaataaaaACTTCGGTTTGTTCATATATGGTTTGACATGATTGATGACTATGTTTTTGATAAATGAAAGATACTAATACAAGACTTGAAATCCTAATTTAATAGGAAAACAAATCATGATAATAACAAAGTACAAAAACTAGTCCTAGGATATAATCTTACGATATTCTAAAATAAGGATCTAGTCCTATGAGGTAATCTAAGATGCGCGAAATAAATATCAAGATATGATAAGTTACTTGCATATCATTTACCAGTCTCCCTCCCCCCTCAAGTTGTAATTCATTAAGTTCATAGGTTGTTACAAATGTATTCTTTGAAATAGAACAAAAATGGGTAAGGCTAGGTTGTTGCATTTGGATCTGGAACAGgagttttatttttgtctagttGTACATTACTCAAATAAATGAAGTTTTATTTTTGTCAGGGATTACTCAAATGTTTGTTTACCTGTAACTTGCTcctatatattaaatttaaatgatCATTTAGGCGGTCTCTCTTGTTCTCTATGTTTATGAGACGTGAGCTCATCCTTGTAACTTCAGGGACCAAATCTTAATTCCTTTGGGGGCTATTGTAAAATAGTCATTAGTGCCACTTTAGTTAATAATAGTTTCCCTTTTCcccattttttatataaaattcatCCCAATTGGAGTCTATCCTAAATTCCTAATTTCCCccttgaattcaaatttaaactAATTATTCCTAATATCTTCTCATTGAATTCAATTTACATCCCCGATTTCTGATAATCTCTGTAATTTAGCACTAAATAACccaaattattataatatattctaagaaaCTATCCAAAATTTCAAGTCTTGATCGATATAAGTTCTTAAATTTATatgtaaatttataaaatttgaattGGAAAAAATGTGAATTGTGTGGGGCTAGTAACTAGTTATTATATGTACGATTTACTTCTGTTAGAACTTGGAAGCTCCAACAGTCCAATTCACCAATTAAATTGTCTTCATGAATAGTGTTAACCACTTATTGTAGTCATAAAGATTTATATCACTCCATCAATATTTTTTGCATTTGTTTATTACTTGTGAAATCTATGCAATGCAGGTAAAAACTTGTCAATAATTTTAATGTTCTATTGCTTATAAGTGGCCATCTTTTCTGAAATTTAAGGTTAATAATTACAAATTTGCTATCTGTTTTAGGTGGCTACAAAAACCGAGTCAAATAAAGTTGCAGGGAATGCCATTTTATATGAATGTGTTCAAACAATAATGAGCATTGAAGATAACGGTGGCTTACGCGTACTTGCCATCAATATCCTTGGAAGATTCTTGTCAAACCGTGACAATAATATCAGGTCTACTTCTGGTCTTTACTTTTCCTTGATAAGTAACTGAAAAACTTGATTAAGACTAATACCAGTACACTGAGTGTTCACCTTTCAAGGTTATGATTTGTATAAGCAAAAAGAAACAGGTTTTAAGCACAGTAATATGTCTAAGATATTTCCTCAAACCATGGAAGGATACCTGATTGCAGTCCAATGAATTGATATTTAATACAAGAATCTAGGTTGTGTTCTTGATCAGTCGGATTGATAGTTGGCTCCTTGAACAATCTCTTATTTTGTTCCGACCTTCAACCATAGTTCCTATGGCAAGTGATTGGGAACCACATTTTGTTGTGAGTTAGGATATTAAGATTATTTGTTCTATGGCCCTAAACCAGTATTTTGGCTACTGAATATAGAGAAGTAGTCAATTTTAACGTTAGTCCTTGTAAGATTACAACTTTGGATCAGGGACACTTATATGAACTGGCACAGAAATGATCCTTGTGTCTATTATTGACCATTATGATATGCTTgtagaaattaaattttattacttAACAAAGAATATTATTATAGATTTCATATATAATGTACACAAATGGCCTTATGGCCCAATAACTAATACTCTTAACAACATTTTTCCGTTTTGCTGAATGTATTTTGATATGTGCGTTACTAGAGTATGAGCTTAAATTTTATTGTTGACGATTATGACATGCTTgtagaaattaaattttattacttAACAACGAATATTATTATAGATTTCATATATAATGTACACAAATGGCCTTGTGGCCCAATAACTAATACTCTTAACAATGTTTTCCGTTTTGCTGAACATATTTTGATATGTGGGTTGTGTACTAGAGTATGAACTTCTTTAAGCATGTGTTTTTATGATTGTATGCGCATGTGTGTTTGAAACAGAATCTTGAACAATGCCTATAAATTATTactgcgtgtgtgtgtgtgtgactgATGGGTGCGGTATACAAAGTAATGGATTGATGTATTTGCATTCTCTGTTGCCTATTTATAATGAGTGGATGCTTTTTGAGAGAAGGTATATTTAGCTGGGCAGTCATACATTGGAGCAATCCAATTATTACCATACCAACCTCACTAGTTTTCCCACTCCaactcattttaaaatttaaaatgataggATCTCAAATATATCGACGGCAATTTTTGCTTGActagaaacaaaaaagagtaagCTTTGGGTTGGATTAGAATTTTTTTGCTTATACATGCAGCAAGACTTGGCTATATTCTGACATATCTATTAATGTTTAAGCTAATCTTGGTCAAACTCATGATGCATGCCTGTAAGATGCGATTTACATGCTTACTAGGTTGTAAGGGAATTATATGCTATCCTGTTAATCATTCTGTCTTTGGATGTCGCCACTTGACAGAAAAAGGGACCTAGAATGATTATTAGATTACTAAAAAGGATGAACGTGCAGTTAGAGAAGCGAAAAACAAAATTCTTCTTTAAAACAATTTGTGTGCctgttcaatttttttattatttcagtaCTTTTTATCAACTGACAAATTgatttcacatttatttaatttCAGTACTTTTTATCGGTCGACAAACTtttgttaaatttaattttatgctTTTGTGGATATCATACTTTATTATAGTGAATCATTATCTTCTCACCTTTCTTCAGATACGTGGCATTAAACATGCTTATGAAGGCTGTAACTGCTGATGCTCAGGCAGTACAGAGGCACCGTGTGACAATTCTAGAATGTGTAAAGGTATTTGATTTGTTTTCTTTGTTATTACTTCTTATCCAATATCAAATATGAATTTTTGCAACTAGAGAAGTTAATCACTAGATTCTTTGCTTCAGGATTTAGATGCTTCAATTCGAAAAAGAGCCCTTGAACTTGTTTATGTTCTGGTGAATGAAACTAATGTGAAACCATTAGTGAAAGAGCTTGTAGATTATCTTGAAGTCAGTGATCTTGATTTCAGAGGGGACCTTACTACCAAAATTTGCTCTATAGTTGCAAAGTGAGTCACAAGGTTCTGAATGGCATTCCTTTCAAGTATCATTTGtcctttttaagaaaaaaagaggGGAGGGGGGGTTTAGGATGTTAGAGTAACCTCACACTTTATTTGATTCATCTATTTTTCACATCGAGTCATTTCTGGGGCCACTTATGATATTCCATCAGTATATGATGGTTTAATTCCTCACAGGAACGTGTTTTAGTATCATTTATTCTTTTAGAAGTTATGTAACTTTTTGTTGTCTTGGTAAATAATAAACATACAAACTGTGTTGGTCTTTCAATTTTTGGATATTTCTGTTCCTTAGTCTCCCCTCTTCTCttcctatttaataaaaataaaacaattcatTTGGCTTATTTCACATGGTCCACATCTTAGTCATCCCCTTTCAGTTTAGAACAATTTCTTTTACCCATCATAAATGTCATGAGTTTGACTATCAGTTTTCATTATTGTTGCTTCAGGTTTTCGCCCGAGAAGATCTGGTACATTGATCAGATGCTAAAGGTTCTGTCTGAGGTATAAAAAATGATATTCTATAGCAGTGCATTATATTTGCCACACATACTGCTATCAatgatttttattatcattttatacgattttatataattttatatttagatcTATATATGATTCCACGCCTCTATCTATTTGTTTGCGCCATAGTTATACGGTTTCTATGTCAGTCACAATATATTCACATTATAAATTTGATGGTGCATTATGATATTGCCGATAAGGTGTGCCTTGATGGACAGTAACATTGCTGTCATGCTTGTGTTCACACTTTTTAATCGCTAACATTTTCTGCTTGCGAGGGCAAAGCGTATACATCTTACCCTCCAGGGATCTCTCAATGGTGGGAGATGGGATCTCGTAATTCCGAAACCGAAAATAAAGAATCAAATATGTAAAACTTTAGGAAATAGGCTGAATTTGATTAATGAAGAAATATTAAATGCAAAAAAGGGTGAATCCCAATCTACCCCAGAGCCAACGCTCCTACAGAGAATAATATTCTCTGTCCATAACTAAAAACAAATAATTTCTCCCAGATGCCTTTACTCTATCCCTCATGCCCCTATATTACAAACTCCCTCTTTCTCTCTACCGTAACTAACTATCCCCTCTAATTTTCTACTTTGATTACTCTAAAGGGGGCCTAAGCCAGTTGGGCTTACACATACATATTTGGTACCTAACAGAAGCTTTGTGCATTAGGATGCTGTTCTATTTGTGATTACTGTTTGGTGCTTTAGGTCTCCATATTAAGCCATGCTTTTGTTTATTGAATGTATGTACTGATCTTTATCTTATGTTAGTAGGCTGGAAATTTTGTAAACGATGAAGTGTGGTATGCCTTAATTGTTGTGATAAGCAATGCTTCTGAGCTTCATGGATATACAGTAAGAGCATTATACAGAGCATTTCAAACATCTGCTGAACAGGTGATCATTTTGACAAAATCTAGGCTCACTTTTTTATTTGCTTTTGCGATGTTTATATAGTAACACCGCCTAATACTTATTTTTTCTCAGGAGACTCTAGTTCGAGTTACAGTGTGGTGCATTGGGGAATATGGTGACATGTTAGTCAATAATGTTGGAATGCTTGACATAGAAGATCCAATAACGGTGAGTGAATTGTTATAATTGATTGTTTTAAACACATATGTATACTATTGCTTCTTGTTGCTTGAATATGATCAATTGCATGACCTCAAGCAATATATTATATAGTTGATATACAGATTGGTCTTGGAAGAGGTTCTAACAGTGCCCTAACGGGGCTTCTTTTTGCATGGTTCATATTTTGAGTGTTTTATTCACATTATGGTTTTTATTCTAAATTGTTTTACCTACCAGGTGACTGAGTCAGATGCAGTGGATGTTGTAGAGATTGCTATAAAACGTCATGCATCAGATCTTACCACCAAAGCAATGGCTTTGGTTGCCTTATTAAAGCTCTCCTCACGTTTCCCTTCTTGTTCAAAGTATGTTcgtcttttaaaattatttattatctaTTTCCATCATACCAGAAATTAATATTTGTTAAGAGCTAAAAATCTTCCTAAACTTATCTGTTAGATGAATGCTCCTGAGTGATTTCTAGTACACTCCCTTACCAGTATTGTCAAATTTCCACTATGGCATTATAGCATGGGGATTTTTTGCTGGCCACCATTGGACGTAACACCATGTTTATAGTGCAAATTTTTGGCTGGCTGCCATAATCTGTCACCCACCGCTAATAACACTGTCCTTCACATAATTTCTCCTTGGGCTTGAAATTTAGGTAGTGCATTGGGCTGCTTACCTTGCACTGaaattcatattttatttaaaataatggaAGCGGTAAGGATTGCACTCATGACTAGATGGACAGAGGCATTGATACTTAGTCAAGAACCAACCTTCTAAGCAATTAAACTAATAGGTTAAGTAAGGCTCATGAATGTCAATACTTCTAAAAAAGTTGTATCTTCTTTTCCTGCCTCTTTATGTCAGGAATCTATAATATAATATTCTTGTAGAAATTCATCTCACCATTTTCCAGATTTAAATCTTTTAATCCCCATCCATGCGATATGATCTCTAAGgctatgtttgcgagtttggagaggAAGGGAGGGAAAGGCTTCCGaagatgaaattttaaaaaaatatagaaaaatatttgacaatttttgaaaaaatgattttgtttagaatgataaaagagtcattatcattactaaatttttaattttcacaataatataacaacctaaaagatatttggaaaatttatgtaagccctccaaaaccctccaaaatccttcttgaatacaatttttgagttcccctattttatggggtttttggtgttatgaataaaataaaaccctccaaaaccctcctatccaaaatctttttattcttttcaccaaattcttcctattttctaaAGCATCCCCtctcttcccctccaaactcgcaaacaaagcctaagACAAATCACGGGAACTTTTTCCATCCAAAACGCTTTCTACTTGCTAGACATGCCGACCAACCAATTGTTTGCCTAGTACAAGCTTATTTCTTTGTATTTTGACATGGGAATTTTATTCTCCTTTGAATATGTATATAGGAGGATCGAGGAAATTATTGTACAGCTCAAAGGAAACCTTGAGCTAGAATTGCAGCAGAGAGCTATTGAATTCAATTCGGTTATTGCTAAGCATCAAAATATTAGGTGAGTTTAACTAAGTTGCATATTCTGTTGTATTAAGAGCTTGGTTTCTGCTACACTCTATTAAGAGAGATCCTATTATGAGAAACTGTTATTGTGCAGATCAACTCTTGTAGAGAGAATGCCGGTTTTGGACGAGGCTACTTTCATAGGTAGGAGGGCTGGGTCTTTGCCAGGTGCCACTTCTACAGCAACTGCACCTTCAGTTAATCTCGCGAATGGGGTAGCCAAACCTGCAGCTCCTCTTGTAGATCTACTTGATCTAAGTTCAGATGATGTTCCAGTACCTAGCTCTTCTGGCGGCGATTTTCTTCATGACCTTCTCGGTGTCGATCTATCACCAGCATCACAACAATCCGGTTGGTGTCTGTAGTGCatgttataattattataatgttcaaaaaactaattttttggatttAATGATTACCATCTTTGCTTACAAGTCCTTGTTTATAACTCGGGTAAAACCAGTACTGTTTTCATAAAGACAGTGAATTGTTTCATGAAGTCATCCCTAGTTTTTGAACCACTTGATCCATAGGAAAAAGCATTAAGAAGGACCATGCCTTAAATTGGCTTATTTAAAATTTAGATTTTGTTGCTTGATGATGGCATTATGATAGAACAGAGGTAAGATAGGATATGAtagagaaaaatattttattaatgaatATGAAAACAGACAGGAATTCCAGAGCTACTGCTCCTGAGTGAGCTACTGCTCCTGAGTCAGAGAAAACAATTCTCTCACTGCCCAAACTCTCCTATTGATATGGGGAATACTAACTGAGCCAACTCCTATTTATTTGGGGAATACTAACTGAGCCAACTCCTATTTATTTGGGGAATACTAACTGAGCCAATTCCTATTTATTTGGGGAGTACTAACTAACTGGGCCAATTGCCCAATTACTCCCCTTTCTTATTCTTCCTCACATATACCCTCCACTGTTTAGGCCCAACATTAATCACTCGTGGGGTCCGATCCCACATTATTTGATCGATGTAACTAACAAAAGCTAGTGGAATAAGGACTTGTGGTTATtgtttgattttgttgaagaaatgTGTAAAATTTCTCAATTTCATAGCATGTCTGACTTTTATTGAATATGTAGGTACGGGCCAAGCATCAAAAAGTGGCACAGATGTTCTTTTGGATCTTTTGTCTATTGGATCACCTTCTACCCAGGGCAACTCACCTGGAGTAGACATCTTATCCTCAAATATTAGTAACAAAGCATCCATTTCACCATTGGATGATCTCTCACCACTTTCACTTTCTTCAAGAGCTACTTCAAATGCTGGTCCAATGATGGATTTATTGGGTGGTATTTCCCCCAGCCCGCCAGCAGGTTTGTATTCTGTTTATAATTTGGGTATcatcattattttaaatatagttGAAATACTGATTCCTCCTCCTGCTCTTATCTTGAATAGAAAACAATGGACCAGTTTATCCATCTGTAACTGCTTTTGAGAGCAGCTCCTTGAGGTTGACATTCAATTTCACAAAACAACCAGAAAACCCACAAACAACAGCTATCCAGGCTACCTTTATGAATTTGTCCTCCAATACATATACAGATTTTGTTTTCCAGGCCGCTGTTCCTAAGGTATGCCAATCAATCTACTTTTGAGCTGTCTAGGTGTAACGCTAAGATCATCCTCATTAGTCATTACCATTGTTGTAACTTTGATATTTActgcatttttatcttcaaaattATTCAGTGAACTAGACGTCTAGCGCGTGCTTTAAAATTTCTGCTGGCTACTGTCTTTTCATTCCATTTTTTACATATAACTGTGAAAATCCCAAAACATAAGGAAAAAACTTGTGGGCTGTTCTTTTCTTAGGTGGAACAAAAATGTTCGCAGCTGTAAATTATTGAATATCTTCCTTTGTATCAGTCTAACTAGTCATCTGATTTTTAGTGCTAAATAATTAAACCTACTTGTTAATGTTAGATAATTAATTAGCTCTTTCACCGGTTTCTCTGCtggatattaatattttttggagTTGTTTGATACCTTCCATATCTTGTACTTACAGATCTAATTGTTTTGACTTTCAGTTTCTTCAATTACACTTAGATCCTGCTAGTGGCAATACTCTCCCTGCAGCTGGAAATGGGTCCATCACGCAAACTTTGAGAGTTACTAATAGCCAACATGGAAAGGTAGATATCCTTTATTGGCATCGATTCACTGTAAATATCTGTACTTTACCATGCACCTTGTACAATTTTGAACTCTAAATGGGATGTTGATCCCTGTCATGTTGCCGCAAAAATGCTGTAAATATCTGTGTTTGTGCATCAGTGATTGTTTTCGAATAAGTGTTTATTAGAAGACTTGATGGCTAGTAACTACTCTTTGCAGAAATCTCTTGTCATGCGCATA is part of the Vicia villosa cultivar HV-30 ecotype Madison, WI linkage group LG2, Vvil1.0, whole genome shotgun sequence genome and encodes:
- the LOC131650816 gene encoding AP-1 complex subunit gamma-2-like, yielding MNPFSSGTRLRDMIRAIRACKTAAEERGVVRKECAAIRASINENDQDYRHRNMAKLMFIHMLGYPTHFGQMECLKLIASPGFPEKRIGYLGLMLLLDERQEVLMLVTNSLKQDLNHTNQYIVGLALCALGNICSAEMARDLAPEVERLLQFRDPNIRKKAALCSIRIIRKVPDLAENFINPATSLLREKHHGVLITGVQLCTDLCKTSTEALEHIRKKCTDGLVRTLKDLANSPYSPEYDIAGITDPFLHIRLLKLLRVLGEGDVDASDSMNDILAQVATKTESNKVAGNAILYECVQTIMSIEDNGGLRVLAINILGRFLSNRDNNIRYVALNMLMKAVTADAQAVQRHRVTILECVKDLDASIRKRALELVYVLVNETNVKPLVKELVDYLEVSDLDFRGDLTTKICSIVAKFSPEKIWYIDQMLKVLSEAGNFVNDEVWYALIVVISNASELHGYTVRALYRAFQTSAEQETLVRVTVWCIGEYGDMLVNNVGMLDIEDPITVTESDAVDVVEIAIKRHASDLTTKAMALVALLKLSSRFPSCSKRIEEIIVQLKGNLELELQQRAIEFNSVIAKHQNIRSTLVERMPVLDEATFIGRRAGSLPGATSTATAPSVNLANGVAKPAAPLVDLLDLSSDDVPVPSSSGGDFLHDLLGVDLSPASQQSGTGQASKSGTDVLLDLLSIGSPSTQGNSPGVDILSSNISNKASISPLDDLSPLSLSSRATSNAGPMMDLLGGISPSPPAENNGPVYPSVTAFESSSLRLTFNFTKQPENPQTTAIQATFMNLSSNTYTDFVFQAAVPKFLQLHLDPASGNTLPAAGNGSITQTLRVTNSQHGKKSLVMRIRIAYKVNGKDTLEEGQISNFPRDL